From one Triticum urartu cultivar G1812 chromosome 3, Tu2.1, whole genome shotgun sequence genomic stretch:
- the LOC125546277 gene encoding protein COFACTOR ASSEMBLY OF COMPLEX C SUBUNIT B CCB3, chloroplastic: protein MEASMLKPSVLLSPARGGPSTARGRGCVVAGAGGRGSKNLETRRPEGSEPARGAHGHVLPLAAAAVSSSAAALPCHAATSPAAYEQSLYRAAVVLGELDPATAKVVIGVAGPALSAVGFLFVARIVMSWYPRLPVTKFPYVVAYAPTEPILAATRRVIPPLGGVDVTPVVWFGLVSFLSEILVGPQGLLVLLSQQVSPS, encoded by the exons ATGGAGGCCTCCATGCTCAAGCCGTCGGTGTTGCTATCTCCGGCGAGGGGAGGGCCCTCAACGGCGCGGGGGCGGGGCTGCGTCGtcgccggcgccggcggccgCGGCAGCAAG AACCTCGAGACACGGCGGCCGGAAGGGAGCGAGCCGGCCAGAGGAGCCCACGGCCATGTCCTACCCCTGGCGGCAGCGGCGGTGAGCAGCAGCGCCGCCGCCCTGCCGTGCCACGCCGCGACCTCTCCGGCGGCGTACGAGCAATCGCTGTACAGGGCGGCGGTGGTGCTGGGGGAGCTGGACCCGGCGACGGCGAAGGTGGTGATCGGGGTGGCGGGGCCGGCGCTGTCGGCGGTGGGGTTCCTGTTCGTGGCGCGGATCGTCATGTCGTGGTACCCGAGGCTGCCGGTCACCAAGTTCCCCTACGTGGTGGCCTACGCGCCCACGGAGCCCATCCTCGCCGCCACCCGCCGGGTCATCCCGCCGCTGGGCGGCGTCGACGTCACGCCGGTCGTCTGGTTCGGCCTCGTCAGCTTCCTCAGCGAGATCCTCGTCGGGCCCCAGggcctcctcgtcctcctctccCAGCaagtctctccctcgtag